One Rhizobium sp. 9140 genomic region harbors:
- the repA gene encoding plasmid partitioning protein RepA, translated as MAPTAHTTRTGPKNAAPTPSADLTIAADASALSEQLKAMRERLFPPTATKTLRAFSSGEAAKLIGVSDGYLRQLSLAGEGPQPETGAGGRRFYSLADINALRLYLSEQALAKGHAAKARGYLPRRDAEAGERMQVISVTNFKGGSGKTTSAVHLAQYLALTGHRVLAIDLDPQASLSALFGYQPELDLTGNDTLYGAIRYDAEQRPLSDVIRQTYFPGLDLVPGNIELQEFEHVTPQALADRQSGKEGATGGPLFFARIQAVLDTVEADYDVVVIDCPPQLGYLTLSALCASTSVIVTVHPQMLDIASMNQFLFMTADLLSVVRDAGGTLNFDFLRYLVTRFEPNDGPQAQIVGFMRSLFGERVLTAPMVKSTAVSDAGLTKQTLYEVGRENFTRATYDRAVESMNAVNSEIETLVHAVWNR; from the coding sequence ATGGCCCCAACGGCCCACACGACACGCACCGGCCCGAAAAACGCGGCGCCGACACCATCGGCGGATCTGACGATCGCGGCGGATGCAAGCGCGCTGTCGGAACAGCTGAAGGCGATGCGCGAGCGGCTGTTTCCGCCGACCGCGACGAAGACGCTGCGGGCGTTCTCCTCCGGCGAGGCGGCCAAGCTGATCGGCGTGTCCGACGGCTATCTGCGCCAGCTGTCGCTGGCGGGGGAGGGGCCGCAGCCGGAAACCGGCGCCGGCGGACGCCGCTTCTATTCGCTGGCCGATATCAACGCGCTGCGGCTCTACCTTTCGGAACAGGCGCTGGCCAAGGGCCATGCCGCCAAAGCGCGCGGCTACCTACCGCGGCGGGATGCCGAGGCCGGCGAGCGGATGCAGGTCATCTCCGTCACCAATTTCAAGGGCGGCTCCGGCAAGACGACATCCGCCGTGCATCTGGCACAATATCTGGCGCTGACCGGCCACCGGGTGCTCGCCATCGATCTCGATCCGCAGGCATCGCTGTCGGCGCTTTTCGGCTATCAGCCGGAGCTGGACCTGACCGGCAACGACACGCTCTATGGCGCCATCCGCTACGATGCCGAGCAGCGGCCCTTGTCCGACGTCATCCGCCAGACGTATTTTCCCGGCCTCGATCTCGTGCCCGGCAATATCGAGCTGCAGGAATTCGAGCATGTGACGCCGCAGGCGCTGGCAGACCGGCAGTCCGGAAAGGAGGGGGCGACCGGTGGCCCCCTGTTCTTCGCCCGTATCCAGGCGGTGCTGGACACGGTGGAGGCCGATTACGACGTGGTCGTGATCGATTGCCCGCCGCAGCTTGGCTATCTCACGCTGTCGGCGCTCTGCGCCTCGACCTCCGTCATCGTCACCGTGCATCCGCAGATGCTGGACATCGCCTCGATGAACCAGTTCCTGTTTATGACGGCCGATCTGCTGTCCGTCGTGCGGGATGCCGGGGGCACGCTGAATTTCGATTTCCTGCGCTACCTCGTCACCCGCTTCGAGCCGAATGACGGGCCGCAGGCGCAGATCGTCGGCTTCATGCGCTCGCTCTTCGGCGAGCGCGTACTGACGGCGCCCATGGTGAAATCGACCGCCGTGTCGGATGCGGGGCTGACCAAGCAGACGCTCTACGAGGTCGGCCGAGAGAATTTTACCCGCGCGACCTACGACCGCGCGGTGGAATCGATGAATGCCGTCAACAGCGAGATCGAAACGCTGGTGCATGCGGTGTGGAACCGTTGA
- the repB gene encoding plasmid partitioning protein RepB, whose product MMAGNRKSELKALFGGGLSPADVVRAAETQKLDTSEDPAPERKSAEGSMHASPGPTNPGTPGDGVPPAPHTRSASGAVKVMGLSLNAITREAEEARALRQALSEGEHVVGIDPARIEASFVEDRLVIDGPTDEDFEALVESVREAGQQVPVLLRPHPEKQGVYQTAYGHRRIRAAARLGRPVKAIIRALTDDELVLAQGKENAERRNLSFIERALFARNLTERGFDRKTIGDALAVQKSELSRLMQVAEGVPDRFIRHIGPAPKVGRERWMKLGEILSKEARQEQAIDVVHSAKFKAADSDRRFQILFSHLDALGKPMKTKRRAGDTDSGDVRSLTDARGRVFARLKVENGATRIEFAEGTPPAFIDAAAALLAEAHETFEREAGGES is encoded by the coding sequence ATGATGGCGGGGAACCGCAAGAGCGAACTGAAGGCGCTGTTTGGGGGCGGGCTGAGCCCGGCCGACGTCGTACGTGCGGCTGAAACGCAAAAGCTTGATACGAGCGAAGATCCGGCGCCCGAACGGAAATCGGCCGAAGGGTCGATGCATGCCAGCCCGGGTCCTACCAACCCGGGAACGCCGGGGGATGGTGTGCCGCCCGCACCCCACACGCGCAGCGCATCCGGCGCGGTCAAGGTCATGGGCCTCTCGCTGAACGCGATCACCCGCGAAGCGGAAGAAGCGCGCGCGCTGCGGCAAGCCCTGTCGGAAGGCGAGCACGTCGTCGGCATCGACCCCGCACGGATCGAGGCCTCCTTCGTCGAAGATCGACTCGTGATTGACGGACCGACGGACGAGGATTTCGAGGCACTGGTGGAAAGCGTGCGCGAGGCGGGCCAGCAGGTGCCAGTGCTTCTGCGCCCGCACCCGGAGAAGCAGGGCGTCTACCAGACGGCCTATGGCCACCGCCGCATCCGCGCTGCCGCCCGCCTCGGCCGTCCGGTCAAGGCAATCATTCGCGCGCTGACCGACGACGAACTGGTTCTGGCACAGGGCAAGGAAAATGCCGAGCGCCGCAACCTCTCCTTCATCGAGCGCGCACTCTTTGCCCGCAACCTCACGGAACGCGGTTTCGACCGCAAGACGATCGGCGATGCGCTGGCCGTGCAGAAAAGCGAGCTTTCGCGGCTGATGCAGGTGGCCGAGGGCGTGCCGGACCGGTTCATCCGACATATCGGCCCGGCGCCGAAGGTCGGGCGGGAGCGCTGGATGAAGCTTGGCGAGATCCTGTCGAAGGAAGCCCGGCAGGAGCAGGCCATCGACGTCGTCCATTCCGCAAAGTTCAAGGCGGCCGATAGCGACAGGCGTTTCCAGATCCTGTTTTCCCATCTCGACGCGTTGGGCAAGCCGATGAAGACGAAGCGCAGGGCAGGGGACACTGACAGCGGAGACGTGAGATCGCTGACGGATGCCCGTGGCCGGGTCTTTGCTCGACTGAAGGTGGAGAACGGCGCAACGCGGATCGAATTTGCCGAGGGCACGCCGCCGGCCTTCATCGATGCCGCAGCAGCTCTTCTGGCCGAGGCGCATGAAACCTTCGAGCGCGAGGCGGGCGGCGAAAGCTGA
- the repC gene encoding plasmid replication protein RepC has protein sequence MEKFATTPFGGARLTARNFALRADLEKRQARLRNGEGGNATGQAEKYQIIRALSEARTVWNLSDRAIAVLEALASFHQDRHLDGRAPIIVFPSNAELSLRARGMSPATLRRHLASLVEAGLILRRDSANGKRYCRRDDHGDVETAFGFDLAPLALRAEDILATAATSRDTARRISRLRAEITLHLRDIAKTIAAAIAEGRTERGADPWHGFVERLRDLSGRVQRNGTEEHLSARCNALLRLRAEVETGYLNALTEEEMSASERHSEHHIQNSESELSFDKNGQRLKVDGEAGEPNTPERTSTGLALKDFLALCPDIADYARGGVSRWQDVIGAAEVVRTMLRISPSAMAAARTAMGDIAAAIVIAAILQRSTIIRSPGGYLRNLTAKAAQGRFSIGPMLKALG, from the coding sequence ATGGAGAAATTTGCAACGACGCCTTTCGGCGGCGCACGGTTGACTGCGCGCAATTTCGCGCTTCGGGCCGACTTGGAGAAGCGACAGGCGCGTTTGAGGAACGGCGAGGGCGGCAATGCGACCGGCCAGGCCGAGAAATACCAGATCATCCGTGCGCTCAGCGAAGCCCGCACCGTCTGGAACCTCTCCGACAGGGCAATCGCCGTGCTCGAGGCGCTGGCGAGCTTTCATCAGGACCGTCATCTCGACGGCCGCGCACCGATCATCGTCTTCCCCTCCAATGCCGAATTGTCGCTTCGTGCACGCGGCATGTCACCCGCAACGCTCAGGCGACATCTTGCAAGCCTCGTGGAGGCCGGGCTGATCCTGCGGCGCGATAGCGCCAACGGCAAGCGTTACTGCCGTCGCGACGATCACGGCGACGTCGAGACCGCTTTCGGCTTCGATCTCGCGCCGCTGGCGCTGCGGGCCGAAGACATCCTCGCAACCGCTGCCACGTCCCGCGACACTGCCCGCCGCATCTCCCGCCTGCGCGCCGAAATCACCCTGCACCTTCGCGACATCGCCAAGACCATCGCTGCCGCCATTGCAGAAGGTCGGACCGAACGGGGTGCCGATCCCTGGCACGGGTTCGTCGAACGCCTGCGTGACCTCTCCGGCCGCGTCCAGCGCAACGGCACGGAAGAGCATCTGTCGGCCCGCTGCAATGCGCTCCTGCGGCTGCGTGCGGAGGTGGAGACCGGTTACCTTAACGCTCTCACCGAGGAGGAAATGAGCGCCAGTGAGCGTCATTCTGAGCACCATATTCAGAATTCAGAATCAGAACTTTCTTTTGATAAAAACGGCCAAAGACTGAAAGTGGACGGCGAAGCCGGAGAACCAAATACGCCGGAGCGGACATCGACAGGCCTTGCGCTGAAGGATTTTCTTGCCCTTTGCCCCGATATCGCCGACTACGCCCGCGGCGGTGTTTCCCGCTGGCAGGACGTGATCGGTGCGGCCGAGGTCGTCCGCACCATGCTGCGCATCAGTCCCAGCGCCATGGCCGCAGCCCGTACCGCCATGGGCGACATCGCCGCCGCCATCGTCATCGCTGCGATCCTGCAACGCAGTACCATCATCCGCTCGCCCGGCGGCTATCTGCGCAACCTCACCGCCAAGGCCGCACAGGGACGCTTCTCAATTGGCCCCATGTTGAAGGCCTTGGGATGA
- a CDS encoding WGR domain-containing protein has product MKTPSYRLHLERCGPSRGMARFYAPSLEPSLFCEIVLVCRCCRIGSAGRSRTEVFADDRAAMMALHWQKRARGYAVGQCGLRRAAARVDSCQLRPIRDSPPFKS; this is encoded by the coding sequence ATGAAAACTCCGTCCTATCGGTTGCATCTGGAACGCTGCGGCCCGTCGCGCGGCATGGCGCGGTTCTACGCGCCCTCGCTGGAGCCCTCGCTCTTCTGCGAAATCGTGCTCGTTTGTCGCTGCTGCCGGATTGGATCTGCGGGGCGGTCTCGTACCGAGGTCTTCGCGGACGACCGGGCGGCGATGATGGCGCTTCACTGGCAAAAGAGGGCGCGGGGTTATGCGGTGGGGCAGTGCGGGTTGCGGCGCGCGGCCGCGCGAGTTGACAGCTGTCAACTTCGGCCAATACGCGACTCACCCCCATTCAAAAGTTGA